DNA from Methanomassiliicoccales archaeon:
CCGGTCCTTGTCTCCGGACCTAAAGGAGAAAATAACGGCTCAGGTCGGGATTAACGAACCTCCAGATGGCATCCGTGCCTTCGGCTTTTGTAGCCGAACCGAAGCTCAGGGCCATATACAAAAGGCCGACCTGGTTATCACGCATGGCGGGTCAACCCTTATGGAAGCCCTCCTGGAGGGAAAGCGGGTCGTAGCTGTCCCCCGGACTGTGAAGTTCGGAGAGGCCTTGAACGATCATCAGGTCCATCTTTGTCTAAAGTTGGCCGAGAAGGGCCTCGTTACCACGGTTCTGAACATGTCCGACCTTCAGAAGGCCATCGAAC
Protein-coding regions in this window:
- a CDS encoding glycosyltransferase; translation: MIYVTVGTTDYNFKRLMDGLRSLSPDLKEKITAQVGINEPPDGIRAFGFCSRTEAQGHIQKADLVITHGGSTLMEALLEGKRVVAVPRTVKFGEALNDHQVHLCLKLAEKGLVTTVLNMSDLQKAIE